A region from the Cryptosporangium arvum DSM 44712 genome encodes:
- a CDS encoding class II aldolase/adducin family protein, whose translation MPIVTERGAIAEVCQRMVADRLVVGTAGNVSSRDGEIVAVTPTGVPYASLCPEDVGLHALDGTPVDARLKPTSELPLHLAIYAARPDVGAVVHTHSTAATALSCLVTQIPAVHYYVGLFGGSPRVAPYVEYGTDALAAGAVNALEDRTACLLGNHGAVAVGKSLSEAYERALYLEWVCEVALRVLSSGMIPRLLDGVEMDDATARLATYGQR comes from the coding sequence ATCCCGATCGTGACCGAGCGGGGCGCGATCGCCGAAGTTTGCCAGCGGATGGTCGCCGACCGTCTGGTCGTCGGAACAGCCGGGAACGTCTCCTCCCGGGACGGAGAGATCGTGGCGGTGACGCCCACCGGCGTGCCGTACGCCTCGCTGTGCCCGGAAGACGTCGGACTGCACGCGCTGGACGGCACCCCGGTCGACGCGCGGCTGAAGCCGACGAGCGAGCTTCCCCTGCACCTCGCGATCTACGCGGCGCGCCCGGACGTCGGCGCGGTCGTGCACACGCACTCGACGGCGGCCACGGCCCTGTCGTGCCTGGTGACGCAGATCCCGGCCGTGCACTACTACGTCGGGCTGTTCGGCGGATCGCCCCGGGTGGCGCCCTACGTCGAGTACGGCACCGACGCGCTGGCCGCCGGTGCCGTCAACGCGTTGGAGGACCGCACCGCGTGCCTGCTGGGCAACCACGGCGCGGTGGCGGTCGGGAAGTCGCTCTCCGAGGCGTACGAGCGGGCGCTGTACCTGGAATGGGTTTGCGAGGTGGCGCTGCGGGTGTTGTCATCCGGGATGATTCCGCGCCTGCTGGACGGCGTGGAGATGGACGACGCCACCGCGCGGCTCGCAACCTATGGACAGCGATGA
- a CDS encoding GNAT family N-acetyltransferase, which produces MTHIRTYVEMTSAAELRPGRFAEAVALLPITGQTGLIRDLETRVGEPHGWGAGTRSEEAWAEEFAKTYLQWWAITHHDEPVGLVELADRAPEVEITTFGLLPEAVGRGIGGHALTLAVRQAWLLRPGVTRVWLHTSTQDHPNALPNYQARGFKAYRTEERP; this is translated from the coding sequence ATGACTCACATTCGGACGTACGTCGAAATGACGTCGGCGGCGGAGCTGCGGCCCGGACGGTTCGCGGAGGCCGTCGCGCTGCTGCCGATCACCGGGCAGACCGGCCTGATCCGCGACCTGGAGACTCGGGTCGGGGAGCCGCACGGCTGGGGAGCCGGAACCCGCTCCGAGGAGGCGTGGGCCGAGGAGTTCGCCAAGACCTACCTGCAGTGGTGGGCGATCACCCACCACGACGAGCCGGTCGGGCTCGTCGAGCTCGCCGATCGGGCGCCCGAGGTCGAGATCACGACGTTCGGGCTGCTGCCCGAGGCCGTGGGGCGCGGCATCGGCGGGCACGCGCTGACGCTCGCGGTGCGGCAGGCCTGGTTGCTGCGGCCCGGCGTCACCCGTGTGTGGCTGCACACGTCGACGCAGGACCACCCGAACGCGCTGCCCAACTACCAGGCACGCGGGTTCAAGGCCTACCGCACCGAGGAGCGTCCCTAA
- the leuA gene encoding 2-isopropylmalate synthase: MSFIRNPQRPSGMPIHRYTPFTPIDLADRTWPSKQATEAPLWCAVDLRDGNQALIDPMSPARKRKMFELLVAMGYKEIEVGFPAASQTDFDFIRQIIEDDLIPDDVTIQVLTQSREELIHRTFDSVRGAKQAIVHLYNSTSTLQRRVVFGLDREGITAIATNGARLCQKLAESMGDTFIRFEYSPESYTGTELEYAAEVCNAVSDIWEPSDDRPVILNLPATVEMATPNVYADSIEWMNRHLAHRENIILSLHPHNDRGTAVGAAELGVLAGADRVEGCLFGNGERTGNVDLVTLGMNLFSQGIDPMIDFSDIDEVRRTVEYCNQLPVHERHPWGGDLVYTAFSGSHQDAIKKGFEWMERDAAAANTPVDDFRWAVPYLPIDPKDIGRTYEAVIRVNSQSGKGGVAYVMKTEHQFDLPRRLQIEFSQVVQKITDNEGGEVSPEAMWSVFRDEYLPNPDNAWGRLALRGYHNVGDQVSFDIVLDGVEKTVEASGNGPINAFVTALDAAGIPVRLLDYTEHTMSADSGAQAAAYIECAIGEDQVRWGVGVDTNIVTSSLKAVVSAVNRAYRA, from the coding sequence ATGAGCTTCATCCGCAACCCTCAGCGTCCCAGCGGGATGCCGATCCACCGCTACACCCCGTTCACGCCGATCGATCTGGCCGACCGCACCTGGCCGTCGAAGCAAGCCACCGAGGCGCCGCTGTGGTGCGCGGTCGACCTGCGTGACGGCAACCAGGCTCTGATCGACCCGATGAGCCCCGCGCGCAAGCGCAAGATGTTCGAGCTGCTCGTCGCCATGGGCTACAAGGAGATCGAGGTCGGTTTCCCGGCGGCCAGCCAGACCGACTTCGACTTCATCCGGCAGATCATCGAGGACGACCTGATCCCGGACGACGTCACGATCCAGGTGTTGACGCAGTCACGCGAAGAGCTGATCCACCGGACGTTCGACTCCGTCCGCGGCGCCAAGCAAGCCATCGTCCACCTGTACAACTCGACGTCGACGCTGCAGCGGCGGGTCGTGTTCGGCCTGGACCGCGAGGGCATCACCGCGATCGCCACCAACGGCGCCCGGCTGTGCCAGAAGCTGGCCGAGTCGATGGGCGACACGTTCATCCGCTTCGAGTACTCCCCCGAGTCCTACACCGGCACCGAGCTGGAGTACGCCGCCGAGGTCTGCAACGCGGTGAGCGACATCTGGGAGCCGTCCGACGACCGGCCGGTGATCCTGAACCTGCCCGCCACCGTCGAGATGGCGACGCCGAACGTCTACGCCGACTCGATCGAGTGGATGAACCGGCACCTGGCGCACCGCGAGAACATCATCCTGTCGCTGCACCCGCACAACGACCGCGGCACGGCCGTCGGCGCCGCCGAGCTCGGTGTGCTGGCCGGTGCCGACCGCGTCGAGGGCTGCCTGTTCGGCAACGGCGAGCGCACCGGCAACGTCGACCTGGTGACGCTGGGCATGAACCTGTTCAGCCAGGGCATCGACCCGATGATCGACTTCAGCGACATCGACGAGGTACGCCGCACGGTCGAGTACTGCAACCAGCTGCCGGTGCACGAGCGGCACCCGTGGGGTGGCGACCTGGTCTACACGGCCTTCTCCGGATCGCACCAGGACGCGATCAAGAAGGGCTTCGAGTGGATGGAGCGGGACGCGGCGGCGGCGAACACGCCCGTCGACGATTTCCGCTGGGCGGTGCCCTACCTGCCGATCGACCCCAAGGACATCGGCCGCACCTACGAGGCGGTCATCCGGGTCAACTCGCAGTCCGGCAAGGGCGGCGTCGCCTACGTCATGAAGACCGAGCACCAGTTCGACCTGCCGCGCCGGCTGCAGATCGAGTTCTCGCAGGTCGTGCAGAAGATCACCGACAACGAGGGCGGCGAGGTCAGCCCCGAGGCGATGTGGTCGGTGTTCCGCGACGAGTACCTGCCGAACCCCGACAACGCGTGGGGCCGGCTGGCGCTGCGCGGCTACCACAACGTCGGTGACCAGGTCTCGTTCGACATCGTGCTGGACGGCGTGGAGAAGACGGTCGAGGCGTCGGGCAACGGCCCGATCAACGCGTTCGTGACCGCGCTGGACGCGGCCGGCATCCCGGTGCGGCTGCTGGACTACACCGAGCACACGATGTCCGCCGACAGTGGCGCCCAGGCCGCCGCGTACATCGAGTGCGCGATCGGTGAGGACCAGGTGCGCTGGGGCGTCGGCGTCGACACCAACATCGTGACGTCGTCGCTGAAGGCCGTGGTGAGCGCCGTCAACCGCGCTTACCGGGCTTAG
- a CDS encoding GTP-binding protein: MDFGSSSPGRPPRVTASRATSAKIVIAGGFGVGKTTLVGSVSEIRPLTTEAVMTAAAIDVDDASKIPGKSTTTVAMDFGRITLDEDLILYLFGTPGQTRFWFMWDELVRGAIGAVVLVDTRRLADCFAAVDFFEQRGLPYVVGLNCFDGIQPYTTQDVRDALTIGQEVPIINCDARGRESTKALLISLVEYVLRLRGAAPAGVGS, from the coding sequence GTGGACTTCGGAAGCTCTAGCCCCGGCCGCCCGCCGCGGGTGACGGCGAGCCGCGCCACCTCGGCCAAGATCGTCATCGCGGGCGGGTTCGGCGTGGGCAAGACCACGCTCGTCGGGTCGGTTTCGGAGATCCGTCCGCTCACGACCGAGGCGGTGATGACTGCCGCCGCGATCGACGTCGATGACGCCTCGAAGATCCCGGGGAAGTCCACCACCACGGTGGCGATGGACTTCGGCCGTATCACGCTCGACGAGGATCTGATCCTGTATCTGTTCGGTACCCCCGGGCAGACACGGTTCTGGTTCATGTGGGACGAGCTCGTGCGTGGCGCGATCGGTGCGGTCGTGCTGGTCGACACTCGTCGCCTGGCCGACTGCTTCGCCGCCGTCGACTTCTTCGAGCAGCGCGGGCTGCCGTACGTCGTCGGTCTGAACTGCTTCGACGGCATTCAGCCATACACGACGCAGGACGTGCGTGACGCGCTGACGATCGGCCAGGAAGTACCGATCATCAACTGCGACGCCCGTGGCCGCGAGTCGACGAAGGCGCTGCTCATCTCGCTCGTCGAGTACGTTTTACGTCTGCGTGGCGCGGCTCCGGCCGGCGTCGGCAGCTGA
- a CDS encoding DUF742 domain-containing protein: protein MSTEYVDQSGPLVRPYAMTGGRTRSRVDIAMEALVTATARGDREAGSARHEWQRIVELCQQVQSLAEIAAYLGTPLGVARVIVGDMAEAGMLDVHEPGRLDDQLGTYLLERVLSGLRKL from the coding sequence ATGAGTACCGAGTACGTCGATCAAAGCGGGCCGCTGGTGCGCCCGTACGCGATGACCGGGGGGCGAACCAGATCCCGGGTCGACATCGCGATGGAGGCACTGGTCACGGCCACCGCACGTGGTGACCGCGAGGCCGGATCTGCCCGGCACGAGTGGCAGAGGATCGTGGAGCTCTGCCAGCAAGTGCAGTCGCTGGCGGAAATCGCGGCGTATCTTGGCACACCTCTCGGGGTTGCCCGAGTGATCGTCGGCGACATGGCCGAGGCCGGAATGCTGGATGTGCACGAGCCCGGCAGGCTCGACGACCAGCTCGGAACGTATCTGCTGGAAAGGGTGCTCAGTGGACTTCGGAAGCTCTAG
- a CDS encoding roadblock/LC7 domain-containing protein yields MSSLSHDAQNLNWLVANFANRVPGIAHAVAVSADGLLLAVSDGLPRDRADQLAAIASGLVSLTHGAALCFEGGSVSQTVVEMDTGFLLVMSISDGSSLAVLASRACDIGQVGYEMALLVERVGQVLTPALRSELHASLPR; encoded by the coding sequence GTGAGCTCGCTGAGCCACGATGCCCAGAACCTCAACTGGCTGGTGGCGAACTTCGCCAACCGCGTCCCCGGCATCGCCCACGCCGTGGCCGTGTCCGCCGACGGACTGCTGTTGGCGGTCTCCGACGGCCTGCCTCGGGACCGGGCCGACCAGCTGGCAGCCATCGCCTCCGGCCTGGTGAGCCTTACCCATGGCGCGGCGCTCTGCTTCGAGGGCGGCAGCGTCAGCCAGACCGTCGTCGAGATGGACACCGGCTTCCTGTTGGTCATGTCCATCAGCGACGGATCTTCCCTGGCCGTTCTCGCATCGCGTGCGTGTGACATCGGTCAGGTCGGGTACGAGATGGCACTGCTCGTGGAGCGAGTGGGACAGGTGCTCACGCCTGCCCTACGCTCTGAACTCCACGCCAGCCTTCCGCGCTGA